Proteins found in one Aneurinibacillus uraniidurans genomic segment:
- a CDS encoding NAD(P)/FAD-dependent oxidoreductase, translating to MRKPIQPIVIIGGGVAGLMAARVLMEAGEEVVVLDKGRSGGGRMATRRIGEATLDHGAQYFTVRSPEFAKEVAKWEEEGWVTPWFGTQHVRYRACGGMNRLTKHLAEPLDIGVRVRVTAVHPDPAGWKLDWVSEEQDFVPQMYDEVMPEDVYDPGAKASVKARAVILTAPVKQALYILRAGETELPAPLLDELQAVDYLPCLAALVVLDGPSAVPEPGLWRADHPDSPVQLVVDNSMKGVSARTALTVYACGRWSKEHFNEPDEEIMRRLLADAAPWFNKVNIVEAQLKRWRFSLVDKPYPGLFADAGLQAPLILAGDAFISPDDSAQSGRVESAALSGMAAAHHLLQVLPAVE from the coding sequence ATGCGTAAACCGATACAGCCGATCGTAATCATTGGTGGGGGCGTAGCTGGATTAATGGCAGCCCGTGTATTGATGGAGGCGGGGGAAGAAGTTGTTGTACTGGATAAGGGTCGCAGTGGAGGAGGACGCATGGCAACGCGTCGCATTGGGGAAGCGACGCTTGATCACGGAGCGCAATATTTTACCGTGCGCTCACCAGAGTTTGCAAAAGAAGTAGCCAAATGGGAAGAAGAAGGATGGGTTACGCCATGGTTTGGTACCCAACATGTACGTTATCGTGCCTGCGGTGGGATGAATCGTTTGACGAAGCACCTGGCGGAGCCGCTTGATATTGGTGTGCGTGTTCGGGTAACCGCTGTACATCCAGACCCGGCCGGCTGGAAGCTTGACTGGGTGTCTGAAGAGCAAGATTTTGTGCCGCAAATGTATGATGAAGTGATGCCAGAAGACGTGTATGACCCAGGTGCGAAAGCAAGTGTCAAAGCGCGTGCTGTCATTTTGACAGCACCTGTCAAGCAGGCGCTCTACATTTTACGTGCGGGTGAAACAGAATTACCCGCACCACTGCTTGATGAGCTGCAGGCAGTAGACTATTTGCCGTGTCTCGCGGCGCTTGTTGTGCTAGACGGTCCATCAGCAGTACCGGAACCTGGCCTGTGGCGGGCGGATCATCCGGACTCGCCGGTCCAACTCGTAGTGGATAACAGTATGAAAGGGGTATCGGCTCGCACGGCGCTTACGGTATATGCATGTGGACGCTGGTCGAAAGAGCACTTTAATGAACCGGACGAGGAAATTATGCGCCGTCTGCTTGCGGATGCAGCCCCGTGGTTCAATAAGGTAAATATTGTAGAAGCGCAGCTGAAGCGCTGGCGTTTCTCACTTGTGGATAAACCGTATCCAGGGTTGTTTGCGGATGCGGGGCTGCAGGCGCCGCTTATATTAGCTGGGGATGCGTTTATTTCTCCTGATGATTCCGCACAGAGTGGGCGAGTGGAAAGTGCGGCGTTATCTGG